A DNA window from Streptomyces canus contains the following coding sequences:
- a CDS encoding PASTA domain-containing protein has product MTLRAFMHRIAVLAIFSLLLSGCEKGNPLTVVKAVAAGVPSLAPFFEENSGLGRDITTAVRSQPVQGSLQQGDTPGLYGGSKQPTICDVAELERFLTDPRNHKKAQAWAGVLNIGTDGIPEYLDRLTPVLLRHDTLVKNHDYKKEKAVPYNSLLQAGISILVDERGLPAVKCSCGNPLRPFEGDTGRISVQFEDGNKKWAGYQRESVVAVKPAPRKLARIALVDVQEPARGINRPVGSTGEKDTTFPTKKRRTVPDLAGRTFARASRELVDAGLAAGYAGQGVPPDGAKVTATDPPAGTQLPFGQYVMLTVAGGGTSTSGGETGPTTTPPPSSSGAKTPPTSTPPKSGPSGSSGERPGASSSPPPSSSSRPGEASSPPSSSTAPGSPSPGKASSPPSPPPSKSSPPTGAPVTSSPSPPPATTSAPATREPPSSAPVTTRPATSPPATSEPATTEPAKTEPATSEPATDGPSTTVAA; this is encoded by the coding sequence ATGACACTTCGCGCATTTATGCACAGGATCGCCGTCCTGGCGATTTTCTCACTGCTGCTGAGCGGTTGTGAGAAGGGAAATCCACTGACGGTGGTCAAGGCGGTCGCCGCCGGTGTGCCCTCGCTCGCTCCGTTCTTCGAGGAGAACAGCGGGCTGGGCAGGGACATCACCACCGCCGTGCGGTCGCAGCCCGTCCAGGGAAGTCTCCAGCAGGGGGACACGCCCGGTCTGTACGGCGGCAGCAAGCAGCCGACCATCTGTGACGTCGCCGAACTCGAACGATTCCTCACCGATCCCAGGAATCACAAAAAGGCACAGGCGTGGGCCGGCGTGCTGAACATCGGCACGGACGGGATACCGGAATATCTGGATCGACTCACACCGGTTCTGTTGCGTCACGACACTCTCGTCAAGAACCACGACTACAAGAAGGAAAAGGCCGTCCCGTACAACTCCTTGCTCCAGGCGGGAATCTCGATTCTCGTCGATGAACGAGGGCTTCCGGCTGTGAAGTGCTCGTGTGGAAATCCACTGCGGCCCTTCGAGGGTGACACCGGCCGGATTTCCGTCCAGTTCGAGGACGGCAACAAGAAGTGGGCGGGATACCAGCGGGAGTCGGTGGTGGCCGTGAAGCCCGCTCCGCGGAAACTGGCACGGATCGCTCTCGTCGACGTCCAGGAACCCGCCCGCGGCATCAACCGTCCGGTCGGCAGCACCGGCGAGAAGGACACCACCTTCCCCACGAAGAAGCGCCGCACGGTGCCGGACCTGGCCGGGAGGACCTTCGCCCGGGCCAGCCGTGAGCTGGTCGACGCCGGGCTGGCGGCCGGGTACGCCGGGCAGGGAGTGCCGCCGGACGGCGCGAAGGTCACGGCGACCGACCCGCCCGCGGGGACACAGCTGCCGTTCGGGCAGTACGTGATGCTGACCGTGGCCGGGGGCGGCACGAGCACCTCCGGCGGGGAGACCGGGCCCACGACCACTCCCCCGCCGTCCTCCTCGGGGGCGAAGACACCGCCCACGAGCACTCCGCCGAAGTCGGGGCCCTCGGGATCGTCCGGCGAACGGCCCGGCGCGTCCTCCTCGCCACCTCCGTCCTCGTCGAGCAGGCCCGGGGAGGCCTCGTCACCACCGTCGTCGAGCACGGCTCCCGGCTCGCCGTCGCCCGGGAAGGCGAGCAGTCCGCCGAGCCCACCGCCCTCGAAAAGTTCACCGCCGACCGGCGCCCCGGTCACCAGCAGCCCGTCACCGCCACCGGCGACGACCAGCGCGCCCGCCACCAGGGAGCCGCCCAGCAGCGCTCCCGTGACCACCAGGCCGGCCACCTCCCCACCCGCCACGAGCGAACCCGCGACCACTGAGCCCGCGAAGACTGAGCCCGCCACCAGTGAGCCCGCCACCGACGGGCCGAGCACCACGGTCGCCGCGTAG
- a CDS encoding serine/threonine-protein kinase, with the protein MSSGSPTSGVGRVIAGRYLLLTPLGSGGMGHVWLAHDQRLDCEVALKEIVFRDPVEADHEREARVARARAEARHAAGLRGHPHVVTVHDVLEHEGLPWIVMEYVAHAVDLRDLVDSRGPLAPAECARIGLAVLDALTAGHQRGVMHRDVKPANILLAPDRAGSPYGRVLLTDYGISVQPDAGETRYTLASVLVGTSGYLAPERATGGAPTPAADLFSLGCTLYHAVEGVGAFERESHLAEVTAVVMEEPRPAVRAGALGPVLQRLLAKDPGQRWSAAEAEAALSRIVTPQAEPYVRTQTDLGSQPPWAGVQVPPPGPPLNGHRSRTEGEPPLVLPPPPPQGGRRRRERSHALRAVLACGLGLLLALGGVWYAMADRSSDAGGGRQGSWQPYGETVGLTRPLRDGDCVIADWPGSERFRGTPRLRLDPTCGTALDGQVMAFVTASSADEARRTGAARCEERTREIRDRLADVRSRAVVPTDVGFEAAGRRTACLVLGGNGPVYGPIGTHRRLGSGFADTATMQRRDCLDVRTNRDARLVSCEGSHDEQVLGFTRLDPDVTLSEARTESDTACARDVPPGDYGFDPSVYTAGSWTSEGPWKNGTHFVVCTVRRQNGGTMEGDES; encoded by the coding sequence ATGTCTTCAGGATCACCGACGTCGGGAGTGGGCCGGGTCATCGCCGGCCGCTATCTGTTGCTCACCCCGCTCGGCAGCGGCGGCATGGGCCATGTGTGGCTCGCCCACGACCAGAGACTCGACTGCGAGGTCGCGCTCAAGGAGATCGTGTTCCGCGACCCGGTGGAGGCGGACCACGAGCGGGAGGCCCGGGTGGCACGGGCCCGCGCGGAGGCCCGGCACGCGGCGGGGCTGCGCGGCCACCCGCACGTGGTGACCGTGCACGACGTGCTGGAGCACGAGGGGCTGCCGTGGATCGTCATGGAGTACGTGGCGCACGCGGTGGACCTGCGTGACCTGGTCGACTCCCGCGGACCGCTGGCCCCGGCGGAGTGCGCCCGGATCGGCCTCGCCGTGCTGGACGCGCTGACCGCCGGGCATCAGCGGGGCGTGATGCACCGGGACGTGAAGCCGGCGAACATCTTGCTGGCGCCGGACCGCGCGGGATCGCCGTACGGACGCGTCCTGCTCACCGACTACGGCATCTCCGTGCAGCCGGACGCCGGGGAGACCCGGTACACGCTGGCGTCCGTGCTGGTGGGCACTTCGGGCTATCTGGCGCCCGAGCGGGCCACGGGCGGAGCGCCCACCCCGGCCGCCGACCTGTTCTCGCTGGGCTGCACGCTGTACCACGCCGTTGAGGGTGTGGGTGCCTTCGAGCGGGAGTCGCATCTCGCCGAGGTGACCGCGGTGGTCATGGAGGAGCCGCGGCCCGCCGTGCGCGCCGGTGCGCTGGGTCCCGTACTGCAGAGGCTGCTCGCCAAGGACCCCGGGCAGCGGTGGTCGGCGGCGGAGGCGGAGGCCGCGTTGTCGCGGATCGTGACGCCGCAGGCCGAGCCGTACGTCCGCACCCAGACCGACCTCGGTTCCCAGCCGCCCTGGGCCGGGGTGCAGGTGCCGCCGCCCGGTCCGCCGCTGAACGGCCACCGGTCCCGCACCGAGGGCGAGCCGCCCTTGGTGCTCCCGCCTCCGCCGCCGCAGGGCGGCCGCCGGCGGCGGGAGCGCTCGCACGCCCTGCGGGCCGTCCTCGCCTGCGGTCTCGGGCTGCTGCTGGCCCTGGGCGGTGTCTGGTACGCCATGGCCGACCGGTCGTCGGACGCCGGAGGCGGACGACAGGGCTCCTGGCAGCCGTACGGCGAGACGGTCGGGCTCACGAGACCACTGCGGGACGGCGACTGCGTCATCGCCGACTGGCCGGGCTCGGAGCGTTTCCGGGGAACACCTCGGCTGCGGCTGGACCCCACCTGCGGGACGGCCCTGGACGGTCAGGTGATGGCGTTCGTGACGGCCTCCTCGGCCGACGAGGCGCGGCGGACGGGGGCGGCGCGGTGCGAGGAGCGGACGCGGGAGATCCGGGACCGGCTCGCGGACGTCCGCAGCCGGGCCGTCGTGCCGACCGACGTCGGCTTCGAGGCGGCGGGACGGCGCACCGCGTGTCTGGTCCTGGGCGGGAACGGGCCGGTGTACGGGCCGATCGGTACCCATCGCAGGCTGGGCTCGGGGTTCGCGGACACGGCGACCATGCAGCGACGGGACTGTCTGGACGTGCGCACGAACCGGGACGCCCGGCTGGTCTCCTGCGAGGGCTCCCACGACGAGCAGGTGCTCGGATTCACCCGTCTGGATCCTGACGTCACGCTGTCCGAGGCGCGGACCGAGTCGGACACGGCGTGCGCGCGTGACGTGCCGCCGGGCGACTACGGCTTCGATCCGTCCGTCTACACCGCGGGCTCCTGGACCAGTGAGGGGCCCTGGAAGAACGGCACTCATTTCGTCGTATGCACCGTCCGCAGGCAGAACGGGGGCACCATGGAGGGGGACGAATCCTGA
- a CDS encoding sensor histidine kinase, giving the protein MSGFLAGLCVAILPLLAAGFWLGRRTARPQTLGGLGTPVEHATFETLHTASLAAPPLRAGLTEETARKSARRLRSLLGTDALCLTDQKQVLVWDGVGSHHRTEIMERLAGPLETGRGEAFPLTCDAPDCPVRWAVVAPLTVDDRVHGALVACAPRESAVLVRAAGEVARWVSVQLELADLDQSRTRLIEAEIKALRAQISPHFIFNSLAVIASFVRTDPERARELLLEFADFTRYSFRRHGDFTTLADELHAIDHYLALVRARFGDRLSVTLQIAPEVLPVALPFLCLQPLVENAIKHGLEGKTEKCRLQITAQDAGAEALVVIEDDGAGMDPVLLRRILAGEVSPSGGIGLSNVDDRLRQVYGDSYGLVIETAVGAGMKITARLPKYQPGVHSAGRLTDG; this is encoded by the coding sequence ATGAGCGGATTCCTGGCCGGATTGTGCGTGGCGATCCTCCCGCTGCTGGCAGCCGGGTTCTGGCTCGGCCGGCGTACGGCCCGACCCCAGACCCTGGGCGGCCTCGGCACCCCCGTCGAACACGCCACCTTCGAGACCCTGCACACCGCCTCCCTGGCGGCGCCCCCGCTGCGGGCCGGCTTGACGGAGGAGACCGCTCGCAAGTCGGCCCGCAGACTGCGATCACTGCTCGGCACGGACGCGCTGTGCCTCACCGACCAGAAACAGGTCCTGGTCTGGGACGGCGTGGGCAGCCACCACCGCACCGAGATCATGGAACGCCTCGCGGGCCCGCTGGAGACCGGCCGCGGCGAGGCCTTCCCGCTCACCTGCGACGCCCCTGACTGCCCGGTCCGCTGGGCGGTCGTCGCCCCGCTCACCGTCGACGACCGCGTCCACGGCGCCCTGGTCGCCTGCGCGCCCCGCGAGTCGGCCGTCCTGGTCCGCGCGGCCGGGGAGGTCGCCCGCTGGGTGAGCGTCCAGCTGGAGCTGGCAGACCTGGACCAGTCCCGGACCCGCCTGATCGAGGCCGAGATCAAAGCACTTCGGGCCCAGATCTCCCCGCACTTCATCTTCAACTCGCTCGCGGTGATCGCCAGCTTCGTCCGTACCGACCCCGAGCGCGCCCGTGAACTGCTCCTCGAATTCGCCGACTTCACCCGCTACTCGTTCCGCAGGCACGGCGACTTCACCACCCTCGCCGACGAACTCCACGCCATCGACCACTACTTGGCGCTGGTGCGGGCCCGCTTCGGCGACCGCCTCTCCGTCACCCTGCAGATCGCCCCGGAGGTGCTGCCGGTCGCCCTGCCGTTCCTGTGTCTGCAGCCGCTGGTCGAGAACGCCATCAAGCACGGCCTGGAGGGCAAGACCGAGAAGTGCCGGCTCCAGATCACCGCCCAGGACGCCGGCGCCGAGGCCCTGGTCGTGATCGAGGACGACGGCGCCGGAATGGATCCGGTCCTGCTCCGCCGTATCCTCGCGGGCGAGGTCAGCCCCTCGGGCGGCATCGGGCTGTCCAACGTCGACGACCGGCTCCGCCAGGTGTACGGCGACTCCTACGGCCTCGTCATCGAGACCGCCGTCGGCGCGGGCATGAAGATCACCGCCCGGCTGCCCAAGTACCAGCCGGGCGTGCACTCGGCGGGCCGTCTCACGGACGGCTGA
- a CDS encoding sodium/solute symporter, whose protein sequence is MNSSYSVPAVALVVVATVLVGAFGLRISRTTSDFYVASRTVGPRLNAAAISGEYLSAASFLGIAGLVLVQGPDMLWYPVGYTAGYLVLLLFVAAPLRRSGAYTLPDFAEARLASQAVRRLAGAFVVGVGWLYLLPQLQGAGLTLTVLTGAPQWLGGVIVAAVVVATVAAGGMRSITFVQAFQYWLKLTALLVPALFLILAWQGDGAPSHAFEEPATFREQRVVRVDSTLDLTLESPLTVTVTGTVDGRRHEDQELRLPAGTHHIDRGTELTFAEGTTVPAADRGTSDGMSTSLAAGREDRPLYATYGLILATFLGTMGLPHVVVRFYTSPHGVAARRTTVAVLGLIGCFYLLPPVYGALGRLYAPELTLTADADAAVLLLPERMIGGLGGELLGALVAGGAFAAFLSTASGLTMAVAGVLTQDVLPSRGVRHFRLGTVLAMCVPLAASVLVGGLPVADAVGLAFAVSASSFCPLLVLGIWWRRLTPPGAAAGMLVGGGSAFLAVAATMAGFPARGPLHALLAWPALWSVPLGFLTMVLVSLATAGRVPAGTAAILARFHLPEELRAEVKA, encoded by the coding sequence ATGAACTCCAGCTACTCGGTCCCCGCCGTCGCGCTCGTGGTGGTGGCCACCGTGCTCGTCGGCGCGTTCGGCCTGCGCATCTCCCGCACCACGTCCGACTTCTACGTCGCCTCCCGCACCGTCGGCCCCCGCCTGAACGCGGCCGCCATCAGCGGCGAGTACCTCTCCGCCGCGTCCTTCCTGGGCATCGCGGGCCTGGTCCTCGTCCAGGGCCCCGACATGCTCTGGTACCCCGTCGGCTACACGGCCGGCTATCTCGTCCTGCTCCTGTTCGTCGCCGCCCCCCTGCGCCGCTCCGGCGCCTACACCCTGCCCGACTTCGCCGAGGCACGGCTCGCCTCCCAGGCCGTGCGACGACTCGCGGGCGCCTTCGTGGTCGGCGTCGGCTGGCTCTACCTGCTGCCCCAACTCCAGGGCGCCGGACTGACGCTGACCGTGCTGACCGGGGCGCCCCAGTGGCTCGGCGGAGTGATCGTCGCGGCCGTCGTGGTCGCCACCGTCGCCGCGGGCGGCATGCGCAGCATCACCTTCGTGCAGGCCTTCCAGTACTGGCTCAAGCTCACCGCCCTGCTCGTCCCCGCCCTCTTCCTCATCCTCGCCTGGCAGGGCGACGGTGCCCCCAGCCACGCCTTCGAGGAACCGGCGACCTTCCGTGAACAGCGGGTGGTCCGCGTCGATTCCACCCTCGACCTCACGCTGGAGAGCCCCCTGACCGTCACGGTCACCGGTACGGTCGACGGCCGCCGCCACGAGGACCAGGAGCTCCGACTGCCCGCAGGCACCCACCACATCGACCGGGGCACCGAGCTGACCTTCGCCGAGGGCACCACCGTCCCCGCCGCCGACCGCGGCACCAGCGACGGCATGTCGACCTCCCTCGCCGCGGGCCGCGAGGACCGGCCCCTGTACGCCACGTACGGACTGATCCTCGCCACCTTCCTCGGCACCATGGGCCTGCCGCACGTCGTCGTCCGCTTCTACACCAGCCCGCACGGCGTCGCCGCCCGCCGCACCACGGTCGCCGTCCTCGGCCTGATCGGCTGCTTCTACCTCCTGCCCCCGGTCTACGGCGCCCTCGGCCGCCTGTACGCCCCCGAACTCACCCTCACCGCAGACGCCGACGCCGCCGTCCTGCTGCTCCCCGAGCGGATGATCGGCGGCCTCGGCGGCGAGCTGCTGGGCGCGCTGGTGGCGGGCGGGGCCTTCGCCGCGTTCCTGTCGACGGCCTCCGGACTCACCATGGCCGTGGCGGGCGTGCTCACCCAGGACGTCCTGCCCTCGCGCGGCGTACGGCACTTCCGGCTCGGCACGGTCCTCGCGATGTGCGTCCCGCTGGCCGCGAGCGTCCTGGTCGGCGGGCTGCCGGTCGCCGACGCGGTCGGGCTCGCCTTCGCCGTCTCCGCGTCCTCCTTCTGCCCGCTGCTCGTGCTCGGCATCTGGTGGCGGCGGCTGACCCCGCCCGGCGCCGCCGCGGGCATGCTGGTCGGCGGCGGCTCCGCGTTCCTCGCCGTGGCCGCGACCATGGCCGGCTTCCCGGCCCGCGGCCCGCTGCACGCCCTGCTCGCCTGGCCCGCGCTCTGGTCGGTGCCGCTCGGCTTCCTCACCATGGTGCTGGTGTCCCTGGCCACCGCGGGCCGGGTACCGGCGGGCACGGCGGCGATCCTCGCCCGCTTCCACCTGCCGGAGGAACTGCGGGCGGAGGTGAAGGCATGA
- a CDS encoding LytR/AlgR family response regulator transcription factor yields MLRALAVDDERPSLEELLYLLSADPRIGSVEGAGDATEALRRINRALESGPGGPEAIDVVFLDINMPGLDGLDLARLLTGFATPPLVVFVTAHEDFAVQAFDLKAVDYVLKPVRKERLAEAVRRAAERLGSAPRIPVHEPDPDHIPVELGGVTRFVAVDDITHVEAQGDYARLHTDKGSHLVRIPLSTLEERWRSRGFVRIHRRHLVALRHVGELRLDAGTVSVVVGGEELQVSRRHARELRDLLMRRP; encoded by the coding sequence ATGCTGCGCGCCCTGGCTGTCGACGACGAACGCCCCTCGCTGGAGGAACTTCTCTATCTCCTGAGCGCCGACCCCCGGATCGGCAGTGTGGAGGGCGCCGGTGACGCCACCGAGGCGCTGCGCCGCATCAACCGCGCTCTGGAGTCGGGACCCGGCGGGCCCGAGGCGATCGACGTCGTCTTCCTCGACATCAACATGCCCGGCCTCGACGGCCTCGATCTCGCCCGGCTGCTGACCGGGTTCGCCACCCCGCCGCTCGTCGTGTTCGTCACCGCCCACGAGGACTTCGCCGTCCAGGCCTTCGACCTCAAGGCCGTCGACTACGTGCTCAAACCGGTGCGCAAGGAACGCCTCGCGGAGGCCGTCCGCCGCGCCGCCGAACGCCTCGGCAGCGCGCCCCGGATACCCGTGCACGAACCCGACCCCGACCACATACCCGTCGAACTCGGCGGGGTGACCCGGTTCGTCGCCGTCGACGACATCACCCACGTCGAGGCCCAGGGCGACTACGCCCGCCTCCACACCGACAAGGGCAGCCACCTCGTCCGGATCCCGCTGTCCACCCTGGAGGAGCGCTGGCGCTCCCGAGGCTTCGTCCGCATCCACCGCCGCCACCTGGTCGCCCTGCGCCACGTCGGCGAACTCCGCCTGGACGCGGGCACGGTGAGCGTCGTCGTCGGCGGCGAGGAACTCCAGGTCAGCCGCCGCCACGCGCGTGAGCTGCGGGACCTGCTGATGAGGAGGCCGTAG
- a CDS encoding Lrp/AsnC family transcriptional regulator → MSSRTVAFDELDRKIITALMANARTSFAEIGSAIGLSSTAVKRRVDRLRETGVITGFTATVEPSALGWRTEAYVEVYCEGAAPPRRLAEVVRNHPEITAAMTVTGGADALLHVRARDVEHFEEVLERIRVEPFIRKTISVMVLSHLIPESPEAGATQAAPE, encoded by the coding sequence ATGAGCAGCAGGACCGTCGCCTTCGACGAGCTGGACCGGAAGATCATCACCGCGCTGATGGCGAACGCGCGGACGTCCTTCGCGGAGATCGGTTCGGCGATCGGGCTGTCGTCCACGGCGGTGAAGCGGCGCGTGGACCGGCTGCGCGAGACCGGGGTCATCACCGGGTTCACGGCCACGGTGGAGCCGTCGGCGCTGGGCTGGCGAACGGAGGCGTACGTCGAGGTGTACTGCGAGGGCGCGGCCCCGCCGCGGCGGCTCGCGGAGGTGGTCCGCAACCATCCGGAGATCACCGCGGCGATGACGGTGACCGGCGGCGCGGACGCCCTGCTGCACGTACGGGCGCGGGATGTGGAGCACTTCGAGGAGGTGCTGGAACGCATCCGCGTGGAGCCGTTCATCCGGAAGACGATCAGCGTGATGGTGCTGTCCCATCTGATCCCGGAAAGCCCCGAGGCGGGGGCGACCCAGGCCGCCCCCGAATAA
- the ddaH gene encoding dimethylargininase — protein sequence MTDSRVPRRRRFLVCEPRHFAVQYAINPWMHPDTHVDVDLAQEQWRTLIRTYEAHGHDVAAVEPVPGLPDMVFAANSAVVVGGRVFGSLFHAPQRRPESTHYDLWFKTAGYDVHRPAAVCEGEGDLVWTGRYVLAGTGFRTTREAHREVQEFFGHPVISLTLVDPHFYHLDTALFVLDDANIVYYPEAFSPGSREVLARLYPDAVLATRDDAMAFGLNSVSDGRHVFIAPQAEALAVRLDDHGYVPVPVDLSEFHKAGGGIKCCTQEIRS from the coding sequence GTGACCGACTCCCGTGTGCCGCGCCGACGGCGTTTCCTCGTCTGCGAACCCAGACACTTCGCCGTGCAGTACGCGATCAATCCCTGGATGCATCCCGACACCCATGTCGACGTGGACCTGGCGCAGGAGCAGTGGCGGACACTGATCCGCACCTATGAGGCGCACGGTCACGACGTCGCGGCCGTGGAGCCGGTCCCCGGTCTTCCGGACATGGTCTTCGCCGCGAACTCGGCGGTCGTCGTCGGCGGCCGCGTCTTCGGCTCCCTCTTCCACGCGCCCCAGCGGCGCCCCGAGTCCACGCACTACGACCTGTGGTTCAAGACGGCGGGCTACGACGTCCACCGCCCCGCCGCGGTCTGCGAGGGCGAGGGCGATCTCGTCTGGACGGGCCGGTACGTGCTGGCCGGAACCGGGTTCCGCACGACCCGGGAGGCGCACCGCGAGGTGCAGGAGTTCTTCGGGCACCCGGTGATCAGCCTGACGCTGGTGGACCCGCACTTCTACCATCTGGACACCGCGCTGTTCGTTCTCGACGACGCCAACATCGTGTACTACCCGGAGGCCTTTTCGCCGGGCAGTCGCGAGGTACTCGCACGGCTGTACCCGGACGCGGTGCTCGCGACCCGTGACGACGCGATGGCGTTCGGCCTGAACTCCGTGTCCGACGGCCGGCACGTCTTCATCGCTCCGCAGGCCGAGGCCCTCGCCGTGCGCCTCGACGACCACGGCTATGTCCCCGTCCCCGTCGACCTCTCCGAGTTCCACAAGGCCGGCGGCGGCATCAAGTGCTGCACCCAGGAGATCCGCTCATGA
- the rocD gene encoding ornithine--oxo-acid transaminase — MTAPVSTRSSADLIRAEEPVLAHNYHPLPVVVARAEGTWVQDVEGRRYLDMLAGYSALNFGHRHPALIEAAHRQLDRLTLTSRAFHNDRLAEFAERLAELTGLDMVLPMNTGAEAVESAIKVARKWAYEVRGVPADGATIVVAAENFHGRTTTIVSFSTDETARAGFGPFTPGFRIVPYNDLAALEAAVDETTAAVLLEPIQGEAGVVIPDDGYLTGVREVTRRTGCLFIADEIQSGLGRTGRTLAVEHEGVVPDVLLLGKALGGGIVPVSAVVARRDVLGVLRPGEHGSTFGGNPLAAAVGTAVVELLETGEFQRRAADLGTVLRDGLTGLVGKGVVGFRARGLWAGVDIDPSLGTGREVSKLLMDEGVLVKDTHGSTIRLAPPLTITAEELRSALGVLEKVLRR; from the coding sequence ATGACCGCACCCGTAAGCACGCGTTCCTCCGCCGATCTCATCCGTGCCGAGGAGCCGGTCCTCGCGCACAACTACCACCCGCTGCCCGTGGTCGTCGCACGTGCCGAGGGCACCTGGGTGCAGGACGTGGAGGGCCGCCGCTACCTCGACATGCTGGCCGGCTACTCCGCCCTCAACTTCGGCCACCGCCACCCGGCGCTGATCGAGGCGGCGCACCGGCAGCTCGACCGGCTGACGCTGACCTCCAGGGCCTTCCACAACGACCGGCTCGCCGAGTTCGCGGAGCGCCTCGCCGAGCTGACGGGGCTGGACATGGTGCTGCCGATGAACACCGGCGCGGAGGCGGTGGAGAGCGCCATCAAGGTGGCCCGCAAGTGGGCGTACGAGGTCAGGGGCGTCCCGGCCGACGGGGCCACGATCGTGGTGGCGGCGGAGAACTTCCACGGCCGTACGACGACGATCGTGTCGTTCTCCACGGACGAGACGGCCAGGGCGGGCTTCGGCCCCTTCACGCCGGGCTTCCGGATCGTGCCGTACAACGACCTGGCGGCGCTGGAGGCGGCGGTCGACGAGACCACGGCCGCGGTGCTCCTCGAACCCATCCAGGGCGAGGCGGGCGTGGTCATCCCGGACGACGGCTATCTGACCGGCGTCCGCGAGGTGACCCGCCGCACGGGCTGTCTCTTCATCGCGGACGAGATCCAGTCGGGCCTCGGCCGTACGGGCCGTACCCTCGCCGTGGAACACGAGGGAGTCGTCCCGGACGTCCTGCTCCTGGGCAAGGCACTGGGCGGCGGCATCGTCCCGGTCTCCGCGGTGGTCGCCCGCCGTGACGTCCTCGGCGTACTGCGCCCGGGCGAACACGGCTCGACGTTCGGCGGCAACCCGCTCGCGGCGGCGGTGGGCACGGCGGTGGTCGAGCTCCTGGAAACGGGCGAGTTCCAGCGCCGGGCGGCCGACCTGGGCACGGTCCTGCGGGACGGCCTGACAGGGCTGGTGGGCAAGGGTGTCGTCGGCTTCCGCGCCCGGGGCCTGTGGGCCGGCGTCGACATCGACCCGTCCCTCGGCACGGGCCGCGAGGTCAGCAAGCTGCTGATGGACGAGGGCGTCCTGGTCAAGGACACCCACGGCTCGACGATCAGGCTGGCACCGCCGCTGACGATCACGGCGGAGGAACTGCGATCGGCACTGGGAGTACTGGAAAAGGTACTCAGGCGCTGA